The Acidiferrobacteraceae bacterium genome window below encodes:
- a CDS encoding GNAT family N-acetyltransferase, whose product MKIAMAQTPAELERCFPVMGELRPHLDADQFVQQVQRQQEAGYRLAFLEDDGEIRSVAGYRIQEYLAWGKALYVDDLVTAEVARSRGYGAALFDWLLNQARENGCDQLHLDSGVQRFDAHRFYLNRGLAIHAHHFAMMVE is encoded by the coding sequence ATGAAGATCGCAATGGCACAGACTCCCGCCGAACTGGAACGCTGTTTTCCGGTCATGGGAGAACTGCGACCACATCTGGATGCGGATCAGTTCGTGCAACAGGTACAGCGCCAGCAGGAGGCCGGATACCGCCTGGCGTTTCTCGAGGACGATGGCGAGATCCGGTCCGTCGCCGGCTATCGCATTCAGGAATATCTCGCCTGGGGCAAGGCCCTGTATGTGGACGATCTCGTGACTGCGGAGGTCGCCCGCTCCAGGGGTTATGGCGCGGCCCTGTTCGACTGGCTGCTGAACCAGGCACGCGAAAACGGCTGTGACCAGTTGCACCTGGATTCCGGTGTGCAACGGTTCGACGCCCATCGCTTCTATCTGAATCGCGGGCTCGCCATCCACGCGCACCACTTCGCCATGATGGTCGAATAA
- the purH gene encoding bifunctional phosphoribosylaminoimidazolecarboxamide formyltransferase/IMP cyclohydrolase produces the protein MTVIQRALISVSDKTGIVDFARALHEAGVEILSTGGTAKLLADNTIPVTEVSDYTGFPEMLDGRLKTLHPKIHGGLLGRRDLESHVRAMAEHDIPPIDLVVVNLYPFEQTVARDDCTLELAIENIDIGGPTMLRAAAKNHAAVTVVVDAADYDAVLDEMKANQGAVGNATRFRLASKVFAHTARYDGAIANYLGSWQLDEHQNAVRYDFGNNYSASFTKRQDMRYGENPHQRAAFYAETNPPAGSISAAVQLQGKELSYNNIADTDAALECVKSFDEPACVIVKHANPCGVAVGENISTAYDRAFQTDPTSAFGGIIAFNRPLDATTAREIIDRQFVEVIIAPSVADDAKPVLAAKANVRVLACGQWQDGGSAGLDYKRVVGGLLVQDRDLGVITADDLKMVTRRTPTETELHDLLFAWKVVKFVKSNAIVYCRDGQTIGVGAGQMSRVYSARIAGIKAADEGLEVKGSVMASDAFFPFRDGLDQAAEAGITAVIQPGGSMRDEEVIAAADEHGIAMVFTGMRHFRH, from the coding sequence ATGACCGTTATCCAACGAGCCCTGATCAGCGTTTCCGACAAAACCGGAATCGTCGACTTCGCCCGCGCCCTGCACGAAGCGGGCGTGGAAATCCTTTCCACCGGCGGGACCGCGAAGCTCCTGGCAGACAACACAATCCCGGTCACTGAGGTTTCGGACTACACCGGCTTTCCGGAGATGCTGGACGGGCGCCTGAAGACCTTGCACCCGAAGATCCACGGTGGACTGCTGGGGCGACGCGACCTGGAAAGCCACGTGCGAGCCATGGCCGAGCACGACATCCCGCCCATCGACCTCGTCGTAGTCAATCTCTATCCCTTCGAACAGACAGTGGCCCGGGATGACTGCACCCTGGAACTGGCCATCGAGAATATCGACATCGGTGGACCAACCATGCTGCGGGCGGCGGCGAAAAACCACGCCGCGGTTACCGTGGTGGTGGACGCGGCAGACTACGACGCGGTGCTGGACGAAATGAAGGCAAACCAGGGTGCCGTCGGCAATGCCACGCGCTTTCGTCTCGCATCCAAGGTCTTCGCCCACACCGCGCGCTACGACGGCGCCATCGCCAACTATCTTGGCAGCTGGCAACTGGACGAACACCAGAACGCCGTACGCTACGATTTTGGCAACAACTATTCCGCCAGCTTCACCAAGCGCCAGGACATGCGCTACGGTGAGAACCCGCATCAACGGGCCGCCTTCTACGCCGAAACCAATCCCCCGGCCGGCTCCATCTCGGCGGCCGTGCAACTGCAGGGCAAGGAACTGTCGTACAACAACATCGCCGACACAGACGCCGCACTGGAATGCGTCAAGTCTTTCGACGAACCGGCCTGCGTCATCGTCAAGCACGCCAACCCCTGCGGCGTGGCGGTCGGCGAGAATATCAGCACTGCCTACGATCGCGCCTTTCAAACCGATCCCACATCTGCCTTCGGCGGCATCATTGCCTTCAACCGCCCGCTGGACGCGACCACGGCCAGGGAAATCATCGACCGGCAATTCGTGGAGGTCATCATCGCACCCTCGGTGGCGGACGATGCAAAGCCGGTCCTCGCCGCGAAGGCGAATGTCCGTGTGCTCGCCTGTGGCCAATGGCAGGACGGCGGCAGCGCCGGTCTCGACTATAAACGTGTGGTGGGCGGACTCCTGGTACAGGACCGGGATCTGGGCGTGATCACGGCTGATGATCTGAAGATGGTCACCAGGCGCACGCCAACGGAAACCGAGTTGCACGACCTTCTGTTCGCCTGGAAGGTGGTGAAGTTCGTGAAGTCCAATGCCATCGTCTATTGCCGCGACGGCCAGACCATTGGCGTGGGCGCCGGTCAGATGAGCCGCGTGTACAGCGCGCGCATCGCCGGCATCAAGGCCGCCGACGAGGGCCTGGAGGTCAAGGGCAGCGTCATGGCCTCCGATGCCTTTTTCCCCTTTCGCGACGGTTTGGACCAGGCCGCGGAGGCCGGCATCACCGCGGTGATCCAGCCGGGCGGCTCCATGCGTGACGAAGAGGTCATTGCCGCTGCGGATGAACACGGCATCGCCATGGTCTTTACCGGCATGCGTCACTTCCGCCACTAG
- a CDS encoding helix-turn-helix domain-containing protein — protein MSTKEVDQGALAKCVKRSVERYFKDLNGHKAANLYSMVVNEVEKPLLESVMKQAGFNQCRAAEILGINRNTLRKKLKLHKLDR, from the coding sequence ATGAGCACGAAAGAGGTCGACCAGGGAGCACTGGCCAAGTGCGTGAAGCGTTCCGTCGAACGCTATTTCAAGGACCTGAACGGTCACAAGGCGGCAAACCTCTATTCAATGGTCGTCAACGAAGTGGAAAAGCCCCTGCTGGAGTCGGTGATGAAGCAGGCCGGTTTCAACCAGTGCCGTGCAGCGGAGATTCTTGGAATCAACCGCAACACGCTCCGCAAGAAACTGAAACTGCACAAGCTCGATCGCTGA
- the dusB gene encoding tRNA dihydrouridine synthase DusB — MQIGPYKLRNSLFLAPMAGVTDRPFRQLCRRLGAGMAISEMVSSNSLLWGSEKTLRRADHAGEPEPRSVQIVGADPHMMAEAARVNVDRGAQIIDINMGCPAKKICKVAAGSALLQDEPLVAKILESVVGAVDVPVTLKIRTGWDREHRNGSTIARIAEDSGIQALAVHGRTRACAYQGEAEYDTIAAIKSTVSIPVIANGDITTPEKARLVLEHTGADGLMIGRAAQGRPWIFREISHYLATGTHLPDPSLTEVRDTLVAHVANLYDFYGEHTGVRVARKHISWYSKGLRGGALFRDAVNRADNAIDQMRMIAEFFDRQFELAEMAA, encoded by the coding sequence ATGCAAATCGGGCCATATAAATTGCGCAACAGTCTGTTTCTCGCGCCCATGGCCGGTGTCACCGACCGGCCGTTTCGGCAGCTGTGTCGCAGACTTGGCGCCGGCATGGCCATCTCGGAGATGGTTTCCAGCAATTCCCTGCTGTGGGGCAGCGAGAAGACCCTGCGTCGCGCCGACCATGCCGGCGAACCCGAGCCCCGCTCCGTCCAGATCGTCGGCGCCGATCCGCACATGATGGCTGAAGCCGCGCGCGTGAACGTGGATCGCGGCGCACAGATCATCGACATCAATATGGGATGCCCGGCGAAAAAGATCTGCAAGGTCGCCGCCGGCTCGGCCCTGCTGCAGGACGAGCCACTGGTTGCGAAGATCCTGGAGTCGGTGGTGGGCGCCGTCGATGTCCCGGTTACGCTCAAGATCCGTACCGGCTGGGATCGCGAGCACCGCAACGGATCGACCATCGCCCGCATCGCCGAAGACAGCGGGATTCAGGCCTTAGCCGTGCACGGCCGCACCCGCGCGTGCGCATACCAGGGCGAGGCCGAGTACGACACTATCGCCGCCATCAAATCGACTGTATCGATTCCCGTGATTGCCAACGGCGACATCACGACACCGGAAAAGGCGCGCCTCGTGCTGGAACACACCGGCGCCGACGGCCTGATGATTGGCCGCGCGGCCCAGGGGCGGCCGTGGATCTTTCGTGAAATCAGCCATTACCTGGCCACCGGTACGCATCTCCCGGATCCCTCCCTGACGGAAGTGCGCGATACCCTGGTCGCGCATGTGGCGAACCTGTACGACTTCTACGGCGAACACACCGGCGTGCGCGTCGCGCGCAAACACATCTCCTGGTACAGCAAGGGCCTGCGCGGAGGAGCCCTGTTCCGCGATGCCGTGAACCGGGCCGACAATGCCATCGACCAGATGCGCATGATCGCGGAATTCTTCGACCGGCAGTTCGAGCTTGCGGAGATGGCGGCATGA
- a CDS encoding DUF3426 domain-containing protein: MNTRCPKCRTTFAVSDSQLQARGGVVRCGHCGQVFRADHHRIRTHPPTPRPPSGRKRGRKPQAAVAAAGAGSRAPTTERRLPTIEELLTGRTRTRTPLAVWVAGNAVMILVLLAQILHFYGNNLVSWQPAIRPYLEPACEILRCNLHPRVDVGLIEITASSVAPHPKYSNALLLRTTMINRANFAQPYPLMEVTISNHRGQTIGRRVFGPEAYLAGESELPTTMIPNLIVRAKLEFTRPGARADGYEIRLLADKRKKNKTTDGR, from the coding sequence ATGAACACCCGCTGCCCAAAGTGTCGTACCACATTCGCCGTCTCCGACAGTCAGCTGCAGGCGCGCGGCGGTGTCGTGCGCTGCGGTCACTGCGGTCAGGTCTTCCGGGCCGATCACCACCGGATTCGCACGCACCCGCCGACACCACGCCCGCCATCCGGCCGCAAACGCGGGCGAAAACCGCAGGCGGCCGTGGCTGCGGCAGGTGCGGGCAGCCGCGCTCCGACGACCGAACGCCGGCTCCCCACGATCGAGGAACTGTTGACTGGTCGTACGCGTACGCGCACACCGCTGGCCGTCTGGGTCGCGGGAAATGCTGTAATGATCCTGGTGCTATTGGCGCAGATCCTGCACTTTTATGGCAATAACCTTGTGAGCTGGCAGCCGGCAATCCGCCCCTACCTGGAACCGGCGTGTGAAATCCTGCGCTGCAATCTGCATCCGCGCGTCGATGTAGGATTGATCGAGATTACGGCCTCCAGCGTAGCGCCCCATCCCAAGTATTCAAATGCACTTCTTCTGCGCACGACCATGATCAACCGCGCGAATTTCGCCCAGCCCTATCCGCTGATGGAAGTGACGATCAGCAATCACCGCGGCCAGACCATCGGTCGCCGCGTTTTCGGCCCCGAGGCCTACCTCGCAGGTGAGTCCGAACTGCCGACGACAATGATTCCCAACCTGATTGTGCGCGCGAAACTGGAATTCACGCGCCCGGGGGCACGCGCCGACGGCTACGAGATTCGTCTGCTGGCGGACAAACGAAAAAAGAACAAGACAACGGACGGCCGGTAA
- the prmA gene encoding 50S ribosomal protein L11 methyltransferase, producing the protein MPWQRLIIDTERDLAQELDDWLAEQGAISVSLQDSGDEPLFDQAEAEKPLWSRTTVVALFEDGTDLSAVMDALGKHLAPTALPPWHSERLSDQQWERVWLERFRPVHVAGRLWISPHNMNPPDADAITVFIDPGLAFGTGTHPTTLLCLQWLAGLDLSGCTVLDYGCGSGILAIAALKLGARQAWGVDNDPTAVQVALDNARINGVADRFSAFLPEALPTGTVANITVANILAEPLVELATELTRLTAHDGQIALSGILEHQVDVVRKSYDTAFTLEVESRDGWACLSGPRKQGALKP; encoded by the coding sequence ATGCCCTGGCAACGCCTGATCATCGACACCGAGCGTGACCTCGCGCAGGAACTGGATGACTGGCTCGCCGAACAGGGTGCCATTTCGGTGTCGCTGCAGGACAGCGGCGACGAACCCCTGTTCGACCAGGCGGAGGCGGAAAAACCCTTGTGGTCGCGAACCACGGTGGTCGCCCTGTTCGAGGACGGCACGGACCTGAGCGCCGTCATGGACGCGCTCGGCAAACACCTGGCACCCACGGCCTTGCCGCCCTGGCATTCCGAACGATTGTCCGACCAGCAGTGGGAGCGCGTGTGGCTGGAGCGGTTCCGCCCCGTCCACGTGGCCGGAAGGCTCTGGATCAGCCCCCATAATATGAATCCGCCGGACGCCGACGCCATCACCGTATTTATCGATCCCGGCCTTGCCTTTGGCACCGGCACCCATCCCACGACCCTGCTGTGTCTACAATGGCTGGCCGGTCTGGATCTGTCCGGGTGTACGGTCCTCGACTATGGTTGTGGCAGCGGGATTCTCGCCATTGCGGCCCTCAAGCTGGGCGCGCGCCAGGCCTGGGGCGTGGACAATGACCCGACGGCCGTGCAGGTAGCCCTGGATAACGCCCGCATCAACGGCGTGGCGGACCGGTTCTCCGCATTCCTGCCGGAAGCGCTGCCGACTGGCACCGTGGCCAACATCACCGTGGCCAACATTCTGGCCGAGCCTCTTGTAGAGCTGGCCACGGAACTGACCCGACTGACCGCCCACGACGGGCAAATCGCACTGTCCGGAATTCTTGAACACCAGGTGGACGTCGTGCGGAAAAGTTATGACACAGCGTTTACACTCGAAGTGGAATCGCGGGACGGGTGGGCGTGCCTGTCCGGTCCGCGAAAACAAGGTGCACTGAAACCATAA
- the accC gene encoding acetyl-CoA carboxylase biotin carboxylase subunit, producing MIEKVLIANRGEIALRIQRACRALDIKTVAIHSEADREAKYVKLADESVCIGPAAAAQSYLNVPAVISAAEVTDAIAIHPGYGFLSENSDFAERVEQSGFIFIGPRPETIRLMGDKISAIEAMKQSGVPCVPGSDGPLDEDDTRTLRLAHEIGYPVIIKAAGGGGGKGMRVVHTEAALLNAISLTRAEAGAAFGNSTVYMEKFLENPRHVEFQVLADEHGNAIHLGERDCSMQRRHQKVVEEAPAPGITEKLRTRIGERCAEACRKIGYRGAGTFEFLYQDGEFYFIEMNTRVQVEHPVTELITGVDIVKEQLLIASGEKLSYRQRDIQLRGHAMECRINAEDPDTFMPSPGRITQYHQPGGPGIRVDSHIYNNYIVPPYYDSMIAKLIAHGDTREIAMARMKIALSEMVIDGIRTNIPLHQQIMSDQAFAEGGVNIHYLEKKLALK from the coding sequence ATGATCGAGAAAGTGCTGATAGCGAACCGCGGCGAGATCGCGTTGCGCATCCAGCGCGCCTGCCGCGCCCTGGACATCAAGACCGTGGCCATCCATTCGGAGGCCGACCGCGAAGCGAAATACGTCAAGCTTGCGGACGAGTCCGTCTGTATCGGCCCTGCCGCGGCCGCCCAGAGTTATCTCAATGTCCCGGCCGTGATCAGCGCCGCCGAGGTCACGGATGCCATCGCGATTCATCCAGGCTATGGCTTCCTGTCGGAGAACTCGGATTTCGCCGAGCGGGTGGAACAGAGCGGATTCATCTTCATCGGCCCGCGACCGGAAACCATCCGCCTTATGGGCGACAAGATCTCCGCCATCGAGGCCATGAAACAATCCGGCGTACCCTGCGTACCCGGCTCCGACGGTCCGCTGGACGAGGACGATACGCGCACGCTCCGCCTGGCCCATGAGATCGGTTACCCGGTGATCATCAAGGCCGCCGGTGGGGGCGGTGGCAAGGGTATGCGCGTGGTTCACACCGAGGCGGCACTGCTCAACGCCATCTCCCTCACCCGCGCCGAGGCCGGTGCCGCCTTCGGAAACAGCACCGTTTACATGGAAAAATTCCTGGAGAATCCACGCCACGTGGAGTTCCAGGTCCTTGCCGACGAACACGGAAATGCAATCCATCTCGGCGAGCGCGACTGCTCCATGCAGCGCCGCCACCAGAAGGTGGTTGAGGAAGCCCCGGCACCCGGTATCACCGAGAAGCTGCGTACGCGGATCGGGGAACGCTGCGCCGAGGCCTGCCGCAAGATCGGGTACCGCGGCGCCGGAACCTTCGAGTTCCTGTATCAGGACGGCGAATTCTATTTTATCGAGATGAACACGCGCGTGCAGGTGGAGCATCCGGTCACCGAACTCATCACCGGCGTCGATATCGTCAAGGAACAGCTGTTGATCGCGTCCGGAGAGAAGCTCTCGTACCGGCAAAGGGATATCCAGCTCCGTGGACACGCCATGGAGTGCCGCATCAACGCCGAGGACCCGGATACCTTCATGCCATCCCCGGGACGCATCACCCAATATCACCAGCCCGGCGGGCCCGGCATTCGCGTGGATTCACACATCTACAACAACTACATCGTGCCGCCTTACTACGATTCCATGATCGCCAAGCTCATTGCCCACGGCGACACTCGCGAGATCGCCATGGCACGCATGAAGATCGCCCTGAGCGAAATGGTGATCGACGGGATTCGCACCAATATTCCCCTGCACCAGCAGATCATGTCGGACCAGGCCTTCGCCGAAGGCGGAGTCAACATCCACTATCTGGAAAAGAAGCTGGCGCTGAAGTAG
- the accB gene encoding acetyl-CoA carboxylase biotin carboxyl carrier protein, whose product MDIRKVKKLIEMLEESSLAEIEINEGEESIRISRASSVTPQAPVSYAPVAMPAAPAPTAAPAAEEESAIPSGHAVTSPMVGTFYRAPSPGATPFVEVGQTVSAGDTLCIIEAMKMLNEIEADKSGVVKAVLKENGQPVEYGEPLFIIE is encoded by the coding sequence ATGGACATCCGCAAGGTAAAGAAACTGATTGAGATGCTGGAGGAATCAAGCCTCGCTGAAATCGAGATCAACGAAGGCGAGGAATCCATCCGCATCAGCCGCGCGAGTTCGGTCACCCCGCAGGCACCGGTGAGTTATGCCCCGGTTGCCATGCCTGCCGCGCCGGCACCGACGGCCGCGCCGGCAGCCGAAGAGGAGAGCGCGATTCCCAGTGGACATGCCGTCACTTCACCCATGGTTGGCACCTTCTACCGCGCGCCCTCGCCGGGTGCGACCCCATTCGTCGAGGTTGGGCAGACGGTTTCGGCCGGCGACACCCTGTGCATCATCGAGGCCATGAAGATGCTGAACGAGATCGAGGCCGACAAGTCGGGTGTGGTCAAGGCCGTCCTCAAGGAGAACGGGCAACCGGTGGAATACGGCGAGCCCCTCTTCATCATCGAATAG
- the aroQ gene encoding type II 3-dehydroquinate dehydratase, with product MADILVINGPNLNLLGEREPEYYGDAGLDAINADLGKLAAEAGRSIDFFQSNAEHELVDRVQQAMQEGTRFVLINPAAFTHTSVALRDALAASRIPFIEIHLSNIYARESFRHRSYFSDIAVGVVSGLGAQGYELALRAALQRLS from the coding sequence ATGGCAGACATCCTCGTCATTAACGGCCCGAACCTGAACCTGCTCGGAGAGCGGGAGCCGGAGTACTACGGTGACGCGGGCCTGGACGCCATCAACGCGGATCTGGGCAAGCTGGCGGCGGAAGCCGGCCGCAGTATCGATTTCTTTCAAAGTAATGCCGAGCACGAACTGGTGGACCGGGTACAACAGGCCATGCAGGAAGGGACGCGCTTCGTGCTCATCAATCCGGCGGCCTTCACCCATACCAGCGTGGCGCTGCGCGATGCCCTGGCGGCCAGCCGGATTCCGTTTATCGAGATTCACCTTTCCAATATCTATGCGCGCGAGAGCTTTCGCCATCGTTCCTATTTTTCCGATATCGCCGTAGGCGTGGTCAGCGGCCTGGGCGCCCAGGGGTACGAACTGGCCTTGCGTGCGGCACTGCAACGACTTTCATAA
- a CDS encoding TlpA disulfide reductase family protein, giving the protein MTAKNTRILVISAAAILAVAGGFLLAQQMVKTSGRGGAVAKTLRSGALPSEMIDFTLPDLDGKPRHLSSWKGKLLIVNFWATWCPPCRKEIPLFIDMQQKYGDRGLQIIGVAVDKTEAVKNFRDFSFINYPILTGQQNVMDIMAEYGNRIASLPYSVIIDAKGHVLGRKVGAYHQAELSALLDTLLPPGA; this is encoded by the coding sequence ATGACCGCGAAGAACACCCGCATCCTCGTCATCTCCGCGGCGGCCATACTGGCCGTCGCCGGTGGCTTCCTTTTGGCGCAGCAGATGGTCAAGACCTCGGGCCGTGGTGGCGCCGTCGCCAAGACCCTTCGCAGCGGTGCCCTGCCGTCGGAGATGATCGATTTCACCCTGCCGGATCTTGATGGCAAACCGCGCCATCTCTCTTCGTGGAAAGGGAAACTGTTGATCGTGAATTTCTGGGCCACCTGGTGCCCGCCCTGCCGCAAGGAGATCCCCCTGTTCATCGACATGCAGCAGAAATACGGTGACCGCGGCCTGCAGATCATCGGTGTGGCCGTGGACAAGACCGAAGCAGTGAAAAACTTCCGCGATTTCAGCTTCATCAACTACCCCATCCTCACCGGCCAGCAAAATGTCATGGACATCATGGCCGAGTACGGAAACCGCATTGCATCCCTGCCCTATAGCGTGATCATCGACGCCAAGGGGCATGTGCTGGGACGCAAGGTGGGGGCCTACCACCAGGCAGAACTGAGCGCCTTGCTCGATACCCTGCTTCCTCCCGGGGCCTGA